In Halorubellus sp. JP-L1, one DNA window encodes the following:
- a CDS encoding DUF5815 family protein, protein MPEPRVPGDDAPSSALELSCGERVDVKDLDMGVREFECACGGTHAVVQDVHPPSRFFPESLVAVLRETVEPADDFEEFGTVHLMGVVLEEFPDAVAVKDVSDDGSVGYTMVWVTEFDSRRLHEIVVELVVELMEHAVSHAEDQNAVQEFEQQMLEFDVAEFVDAYRAQRDFADEHDSAL, encoded by the coding sequence ATGCCTGAGCCGCGGGTTCCGGGGGACGACGCGCCGAGTAGCGCACTGGAGCTGTCCTGTGGCGAGCGCGTCGACGTGAAAGACCTCGACATGGGCGTCCGCGAGTTCGAGTGCGCGTGCGGGGGCACGCACGCGGTCGTGCAGGACGTCCACCCGCCGTCGCGCTTCTTCCCGGAGAGCCTCGTCGCCGTCCTCCGGGAGACCGTCGAGCCGGCGGACGACTTCGAGGAGTTCGGGACCGTCCATCTGATGGGCGTCGTCCTGGAGGAGTTCCCGGACGCGGTCGCCGTGAAGGACGTGAGCGACGACGGGAGCGTCGGCTATACGATGGTGTGGGTGACGGAGTTCGACTCGCGGCGCCTCCACGAGATCGTCGTGGAACTCGTCGTCGAACTCATGGAGCACGCGGTGAGTCACGCGGAGGACCAGAACGCCGTCCAGGAGTTCGAGCAACAGATGCTGGAGTTCGACGTTGCGGAGTTCGTCGACGCGTACCGCGCGCAGCGGGACTTCGCCGACGAGCACGACAGCGCGCTGTGA
- a CDS encoding NAD(P)/FAD-dependent oxidoreductase — protein sequence MTDSYVIIGDGIAGSSAAETLREEAPDADITVITDEGEALYNRILIKEFAKGKMPEAPISIHDDGWYEERDIELELNTHVTHVDTDGHEIETHAGNVIEYDKLLVATGGTPTQLPVENSDAEGVHHFWTFQDARGIEEHASEAETGLVVGAGLLGIDLAAICGAQDVDAKYLMRGDCWWRYALSEEGAEIIHDGLREKGVEPVFQSGVDRFTVDDDGTVTGAVDPNGVEYDGEFVGVAIGLNFNTEFLRGTDIELDDGIVVDEYMQTNVEDVYAAGDLTQFHDVILGEQAQNGSWGSAKEQGQVAAKNMVADAKSEVFEWVSSYSITHFDFPFLSFGHPTLGDDYVEQKYSETEWRRVVFKDGKVIGGVLIGDLAPQTKLKKLAREQRDLAGQKEVLLDEELDLDRLDAPEAEQ from the coding sequence ATGACCGATTCGTACGTGATCATCGGCGATGGGATCGCGGGGTCGTCAGCGGCCGAGACACTCCGCGAGGAGGCACCCGACGCCGACATCACCGTCATCACGGACGAGGGGGAGGCCCTCTACAATCGCATCCTCATAAAGGAGTTCGCGAAGGGCAAGATGCCCGAGGCACCGATCTCCATCCACGACGACGGGTGGTACGAGGAGCGGGACATCGAACTGGAACTGAACACGCACGTCACGCACGTCGACACGGACGGGCACGAGATCGAGACGCACGCCGGTAACGTCATCGAGTACGACAAGCTGCTGGTCGCGACCGGTGGGACGCCGACGCAGCTGCCCGTGGAGAACTCGGACGCCGAGGGCGTCCATCACTTCTGGACGTTCCAGGACGCGCGCGGGATCGAGGAGCACGCGAGCGAGGCCGAGACCGGGCTCGTGGTGGGGGCTGGTCTGCTCGGGATCGACCTGGCGGCGATCTGTGGCGCGCAGGACGTGGACGCGAAGTACCTGATGCGTGGAGACTGCTGGTGGCGGTACGCGCTCAGCGAGGAGGGCGCGGAGATCATCCACGACGGCCTGCGCGAGAAGGGCGTGGAGCCGGTGTTCCAGTCCGGCGTCGACCGGTTCACGGTCGACGACGACGGCACGGTGACGGGTGCGGTCGACCCGAACGGCGTGGAGTACGACGGGGAGTTCGTCGGCGTCGCCATCGGCCTGAACTTCAACACGGAGTTCCTCCGCGGGACCGACATCGAGCTGGACGACGGGATCGTCGTCGACGAGTACATGCAGACGAACGTCGAGGACGTGTACGCGGCGGGCGACCTGACGCAGTTCCACGACGTCATCCTGGGCGAGCAGGCCCAGAACGGCTCGTGGGGGTCGGCGAAGGAGCAGGGACAGGTTGCGGCGAAGAACATGGTCGCGGACGCCAAGTCGGAGGTGTTCGAGTGGGTGTCGTCGTACTCGATCACGCACTTCGACTTCCCGTTCCTCTCGTTCGGGCATCCGACGCTCGGCGACGACTACGTGGAGCAGAAGTACTCCGAGACGGAGTGGCGTCGCGTCGTGTTCAAGGACGGGAAGGTCATCGGTGGCGTCCTCATCGGGGACTTGGCGCCGCAGACGAAGCTGAAGAAGCTCGCTCGCGAGCAGCGCGACCTCGCCGGCCAGAAGGAGGTCCTGCTCGACGAGGAACTCGACCTGGATCGGCTGGACGCGCCGGAAGCCGAGCAGTAA
- a CDS encoding DUF6149 family protein, whose translation MKIRQNVTHFAFKQALTAPVLGDVARGKLVDMHTDIFLEKADADHREARREHLDDFFAATMDAYVAALDYYPEAKAREITHVQANFDFYNHGWTEMMEFPTDELDAHYDRYAEFFEDHGVTIDDPLGEFAPPGGVADAPSTPEQLDDPEHPYAEGGFADDVYVETADGDVVVGGQDEPEDVDPEEHVTGE comes from the coding sequence ATGAAGATCCGCCAGAACGTCACGCACTTCGCGTTCAAGCAGGCGCTCACGGCGCCCGTGCTCGGCGACGTCGCTCGCGGGAAGCTCGTGGACATGCACACGGACATCTTCCTCGAGAAGGCCGACGCCGACCACCGCGAAGCGCGCCGCGAGCACCTCGACGACTTCTTCGCGGCGACGATGGACGCGTACGTCGCCGCGCTCGACTACTACCCGGAGGCGAAAGCTCGGGAGATAACGCACGTCCAGGCGAACTTCGACTTCTACAACCACGGCTGGACGGAGATGATGGAGTTCCCGACCGACGAGCTCGACGCCCACTACGACCGGTACGCGGAGTTCTTCGAGGACCACGGCGTCACGATCGACGACCCCCTGGGGGAGTTCGCGCCGCCGGGCGGCGTCGCGGACGCGCCGTCGACGCCGGAGCAGCTCGACGACCCAGAGCATCCCTACGCCGAAGGCGGGTTCGCGGACGACGTGTACGTCGAGACCGCCGACGGCGACGTCGTCGTCGGCGGCCAGGACGAGCCCGAGGACGTCGACCCCGAGGAGCACGTCACCGGCGAGTGA
- a CDS encoding NAD(P)/FAD-dependent oxidoreductase yields the protein MTVGIVGGGIAGLAAAHRLQERGHDVRVFEASDDLGGLAAVYETSGDPIEKFYHHLSKSEETIVELAEDLGVGDRVEWIYGNDGYYVDGVVHPLNTIWEIAAYPHMSLYDKFRLGMLTMEVDVRGGIPSFDTYDDLEAYEDVPIREFLVEHTTRGVYENFFEPLLDAKFGDRKDDVSAAWLLGRIKFRGERDLLKGEQLGYFDGSFAVLIDALIEGVGRENVQTGARVVDIDTGGEGREGGAGAVESLTVETAAGRERHDVDSVVVAAMPNVLEDLTGYTCDIDFQGAVCAVVTLNESLMDETYWLNVAHDAPFGALIEHTNFVPPERYGGDHLLYVASYVQSPEEWLWQADDDEVERRWLEHVAEMFPDRFDEEMVESVRISRNPRAAPVYERGYLDMVVPYDLGADATGVADGVYYAGMASRAQYPERSLNGGIVAGFECADRIDDAARVVEEAGEQAMR from the coding sequence ATGACTGTCGGCATCGTCGGTGGCGGCATCGCCGGACTCGCCGCCGCACACCGACTCCAGGAACGCGGCCACGACGTCCGCGTCTTCGAGGCGAGCGACGACCTCGGCGGGCTCGCCGCCGTCTACGAGACGAGCGGCGACCCAATCGAGAAGTTCTACCACCACCTCTCGAAGAGCGAGGAGACCATCGTCGAACTCGCAGAGGACCTCGGCGTCGGCGACCGCGTCGAGTGGATCTACGGCAACGACGGCTACTACGTCGACGGCGTCGTCCACCCCCTGAACACGATCTGGGAGATCGCCGCGTACCCCCACATGAGCCTCTACGACAAGTTCCGTCTCGGGATGCTCACGATGGAGGTGGACGTCCGCGGCGGCATTCCCTCCTTCGACACGTACGACGACCTCGAGGCGTACGAGGACGTCCCAATCCGCGAGTTCCTCGTCGAGCACACCACCCGCGGCGTGTACGAGAACTTCTTCGAACCCCTGCTGGATGCCAAGTTCGGCGACCGGAAGGACGACGTGTCGGCGGCGTGGCTCCTGGGGCGGATCAAGTTCCGCGGCGAACGCGACCTCCTCAAGGGCGAACAGCTCGGGTACTTCGACGGGAGCTTCGCGGTGCTCATCGACGCGCTCATCGAGGGCGTCGGTCGGGAGAACGTCCAGACGGGTGCGCGCGTCGTCGACATCGATACGGGAGGAGAGGGGCGTGAGGGGGGCGCTGGCGCGGTCGAGTCCCTTACCGTCGAGACCGCGGCCGGACGCGAGCGTCACGACGTCGACAGCGTGGTCGTCGCGGCGATGCCGAACGTCCTCGAGGACCTCACCGGTTACACGTGCGACATCGACTTCCAGGGCGCGGTCTGCGCGGTCGTCACGCTGAACGAGTCGCTGATGGACGAGACGTACTGGCTGAACGTCGCGCACGACGCGCCGTTCGGCGCGCTCATCGAGCACACGAACTTCGTCCCCCCGGAACGCTACGGCGGCGACCACCTGCTGTACGTCGCGAGCTACGTGCAGTCGCCGGAGGAGTGGCTCTGGCAGGCCGACGACGACGAGGTCGAGCGCCGCTGGCTCGAGCACGTCGCGGAGATGTTCCCCGACCGGTTCGACGAGGAGATGGTCGAGTCCGTCCGGATCTCGCGGAACCCACGTGCTGCGCCCGTCTACGAGCGCGGCTACCTCGACATGGTCGTCCCCTACGACCTCGGCGCGGACGCGACGGGCGTCGCCGACGGCGTCTACTACGCGGGCATGGCGAGTCGCGCACAGTACCCCGAGCGCTCGCTGAACGGCGGGATCGTCGCCGGGTTCGAGTGCGCGGACCGCATCGACGACGCGGCGCGAGTTGTGGAGGAAGCTGGCGAACAGGCGATGCGGTAG
- a CDS encoding homoserine kinase, translated as MLTVRAPASSANLGSGFDVFGVALGVPADVVRVERADETSITVTGVGSEYIPEDPAGNTVGAVAEALDAPAHIHIDKGVRPASGLGSSAASAAAAAVALNELYDRGRSREELVHVAAKGEAVVSGDAHADNVAPSILGGFTIARDDGVLQVDASVSLVACLPEVVVSTRDARDVVPASASMDDVVRTVGSAATLVSGMHRDDPELVGRGLEEDVVTPKRSALVDGYDDVKAAALASGATGVTVSGAGPSVLAVCRERDRRGVAGAMVEAFEDADVSARAYQTEIGQGATVYRD; from the coding sequence ATGCTGACGGTTCGGGCACCGGCGAGTTCGGCGAACCTCGGGAGTGGGTTCGACGTGTTCGGCGTGGCGCTGGGGGTGCCCGCGGACGTGGTGCGCGTGGAGCGCGCCGACGAGACGAGTATCACGGTGACGGGCGTCGGGAGCGAGTACATCCCGGAGGACCCGGCGGGGAACACGGTCGGCGCGGTCGCGGAGGCCCTGGACGCGCCGGCGCACATCCACATCGACAAGGGCGTGCGGCCGGCGTCGGGGCTTGGGTCGTCGGCCGCGTCGGCGGCGGCGGCGGCGGTCGCGTTGAACGAACTGTACGACCGCGGGCGCTCTCGGGAGGAACTCGTGCACGTGGCGGCGAAGGGCGAGGCGGTGGTTTCGGGGGACGCGCACGCGGACAACGTCGCACCGTCGATCCTCGGCGGGTTCACGATCGCGCGCGACGACGGCGTGCTGCAGGTGGACGCGTCCGTGTCGCTCGTCGCGTGCCTGCCGGAGGTCGTGGTGTCGACGCGGGACGCGCGGGACGTGGTGCCGGCGTCGGCGTCGATGGACGACGTGGTTCGGACGGTCGGGTCGGCAGCGACGCTCGTCTCCGGGATGCACCGCGACGACCCGGAGCTGGTCGGGCGGGGACTGGAGGAAGACGTCGTGACGCCGAAGCGGTCGGCGCTCGTCGACGGCTACGACGACGTGAAGGCGGCGGCGCTCGCGTCGGGCGCGACGGGCGTGACGGTGAGTGGCGCTGGCCCGAGCGTGCTGGCGGTGTGCCGGGAGCGCGACCGGCGCGGCGTCGCGGGCGCGATGGTCGAGGCGTTCGAGGACGCGGACGTGTCGGCTCGCGCCTACCAGACGGAGATCGGGCAGGGGGCGACCGTCTACCGGGACTGA
- a CDS encoding J domain-containing protein: MRDSPLLFGLASVFAGLTTMLAVVAIVTREAFVLAIALPFAATGYFMWYQATGRMRERVAEGVNADGSRFAEQKAREGAQRGRSRFAREARRRIDRERRRRARASGRRARTSTAGGAGAGAARGASRRGGDRGRRVAQRDGPSLEEAYHRLGLDPGASEEAVREAYRERVKDVHPDTADGDEEAFKRVTAAYERLTGE; the protein is encoded by the coding sequence GTGAGGGACTCCCCGCTGCTGTTCGGGCTGGCGTCCGTGTTCGCCGGCCTGACGACGATGCTCGCGGTCGTCGCCATCGTCACGAGGGAGGCGTTCGTGCTCGCGATCGCGCTTCCCTTCGCCGCGACGGGCTACTTCATGTGGTACCAGGCGACGGGGCGGATGCGCGAGCGCGTCGCGGAGGGCGTGAACGCGGACGGCTCCCGGTTCGCCGAGCAGAAGGCTCGCGAGGGCGCCCAGCGCGGCCGGAGTCGGTTCGCGCGCGAAGCGCGCCGTCGCATCGACCGCGAGCGACGACGGCGGGCACGAGCGAGCGGGCGGCGCGCGCGGACGAGCACCGCGGGCGGCGCCGGCGCTGGTGCCGCCCGCGGCGCCAGCCGTCGCGGTGGCGATCGTGGTCGACGCGTCGCCCAGCGCGACGGGCCGAGCCTCGAGGAGGCGTACCACCGCCTGGGGCTCGACCCGGGCGCGAGCGAGGAAGCCGTCCGCGAGGCGTACCGCGAGCGCGTGAAGGACGTCCACCCCGACACCGCCGACGGCGACGAGGAGGCGTTCAAGCGCGTCACGGCCGCGTACGAGCGCCTCACCGGCGAGTAA
- a CDS encoding PAS domain S-box protein, whose protein sequence is MNQGGIRVLHVDDDERFGALAASFLGRLGSFDVTTRTGYESAMTAVDEESFDCVVCDYDLGAYDGLDVLDAVRERDPEVPFVLFTAKGSEQVASDAIAADATDYLQKGSGGRSQFELLANRVESAVGEARTRERLRSNRRRVRHLHEVAPEFAQCTSAAAVHRTTVSAAERILDFEWVFVAVPVDGQFESRPREHEGAFMLEEPFALDEGIVGETFQSGEPHVVDDLRAEPLATPADDQFRSGLSVPVGEQAVLQAVSDRTGAFDEYDREHAELLASHAAAALSRIESEQLYRTLVEQSHDGIYVYQGSSFQFVNDRVAELTGYAKADLYEMDLWSLVHEDDRENVKESARGAEDGPVVREARIVRKDGTVRHMALSTAQITYDGEPAFMGAARDVTERKRHERQLERTNERLEQFASVVSHDLKNPLAVAEGNLEMARETGDDEHLESASEALDRMSTLVTDVLALAREGSTVVDPDGVFLSSVASAAWTVVDTGDASFVLDDDAHVRADENRLKRLLENCFRNAVEHGTADGSVTVTVGALEDETGFYVADDGPGIPEGEREAVFESGVTNSPDGTGFGLAIVAEIADAHEWRVGATESEDGGARIEVADVEPVADARADADAVADDA, encoded by the coding sequence GTGAATCAGGGGGGTATCCGCGTCCTCCACGTCGACGACGACGAGCGCTTCGGCGCGCTCGCGGCGTCGTTCCTGGGGCGACTGGGGTCGTTCGACGTGACGACGCGAACGGGGTACGAGAGCGCGATGACTGCGGTCGACGAGGAGTCGTTCGACTGCGTCGTCTGCGACTACGACCTCGGTGCGTACGACGGCCTCGACGTCCTCGACGCGGTCCGCGAGCGCGACCCCGAGGTTCCGTTCGTGTTGTTCACCGCGAAGGGCTCGGAGCAGGTGGCGAGCGACGCCATCGCCGCCGATGCGACGGACTACCTCCAGAAGGGCAGCGGGGGACGCAGCCAGTTCGAGCTGCTCGCGAACCGCGTCGAGAGCGCGGTCGGCGAGGCCCGGACGCGCGAACGCCTGCGGTCGAACCGTCGGCGCGTCCGGCACCTCCACGAGGTCGCTCCCGAGTTCGCGCAGTGCACGAGCGCGGCGGCCGTCCACCGGACGACGGTGTCGGCCGCCGAGCGCATCCTCGACTTCGAGTGGGTGTTCGTCGCCGTCCCCGTCGACGGCCAGTTCGAGAGCCGGCCGCGCGAACACGAGGGCGCGTTCATGCTCGAAGAGCCGTTCGCGCTCGACGAGGGCATCGTCGGGGAGACGTTCCAGTCGGGCGAACCGCACGTCGTCGACGACCTCCGGGCGGAGCCGCTCGCGACGCCCGCAGACGACCAGTTCCGGTCCGGGCTGTCGGTCCCCGTCGGCGAGCAAGCGGTCCTGCAGGCGGTCAGCGACCGGACGGGGGCGTTCGACGAGTACGACCGCGAGCACGCGGAACTGCTCGCGTCGCACGCCGCGGCGGCGCTGTCGCGCATCGAGTCCGAGCAACTGTACCGGACGCTCGTCGAGCAGAGCCACGACGGCATCTACGTCTACCAGGGGTCGTCGTTCCAGTTCGTGAACGACCGCGTCGCCGAACTCACGGGGTACGCGAAGGCGGACCTGTACGAGATGGACCTGTGGTCGCTCGTCCACGAGGACGACCGCGAGAACGTCAAGGAGTCGGCGCGAGGCGCCGAGGACGGCCCGGTCGTTCGCGAGGCTCGCATCGTCAGGAAGGACGGGACGGTCCGGCACATGGCGCTGTCGACCGCGCAGATCACGTACGACGGCGAGCCGGCGTTCATGGGCGCGGCCCGGGACGTCACCGAACGCAAGCGTCACGAGCGCCAGTTAGAGCGGACGAACGAGCGCCTGGAGCAGTTCGCGAGCGTCGTCAGTCACGACCTCAAGAACCCGCTCGCGGTCGCGGAGGGGAACCTGGAGATGGCGCGTGAGACCGGCGACGACGAGCACCTCGAGAGCGCGAGCGAGGCCCTCGATCGGATGTCGACGCTCGTCACGGACGTCCTCGCGCTCGCTCGCGAGGGGAGTACGGTCGTCGACCCGGACGGGGTCTTCCTCTCGTCGGTCGCGAGCGCCGCGTGGACGGTCGTCGACACCGGCGACGCGTCGTTCGTCCTCGACGACGACGCGCACGTCCGCGCCGACGAGAACCGACTCAAGCGCCTGCTCGAGAACTGCTTCAGGAACGCGGTCGAGCACGGGACTGCGGACGGGTCGGTGACGGTGACTGTGGGTGCGCTCGAGGACGAGACCGGATTCTACGTCGCCGACGACGGTCCCGGCATCCCCGAGGGCGAGCGCGAGGCGGTGTTCGAGTCCGGCGTGACGAACAGCCCGGACGGGACCGGGTTCGGGCTCGCGATCGTCGCGGAGATCGCCGACGCGCACGAGTGGCGGGTCGGGGCGACCGAGAGCGAAGACGGCGGTGCTCGCATCGAAGTCGCGGACGTCGAGCCGGTCGCGGACGCTCGCGCGGACGCCGACGCCGTCGCCGACGACGCCTGA